A window of Microbacterium lushaniae genomic DNA:
AGGCGACGGTGCCGGCGGCGGCCACGAGCACGACCGCCACGGCCACGGCCACCAGGGTGAGCAGCTGCCCGCCGATGCTGGGCGAAGTCAGGCGGGCATGCCGGGCCACGGTTCTGCGGCGCCGTGCCATGGCCCCCCCCTCCGCGCCGGTCGAGGCATCGGGCCGATTCTAGGGAATGCCGCCCGCCATCAGGGCAGGATGCGCCGTCAGGCGCTCCATGCCGCCCGCACCGCCCAGAACAGTGCGAAGGTGACCGCCCAGAACATCGCGACGAACACGGCGTCGCGGGTGCGGAAGGGCACGACGTGGCGTTCGGTGCGCTCGGGGTACGCGCCGAACGCGCGTGCATCCATCGCGAGGGCCACGCGCTCGGCGTGACGGATCGCGCTCGCCAGGAGAGGCACCATGTACCCGATCCATCGCGCGACGGCGGCGAAGGGGCCGCGGCCGCCGTGGGCCCCGCGGACGCGATGGGCCTGGCGGATGACGTCGAGCTCGTACCCGAAGCGCGGCACGAAACGGAACGCGGCCAGGGCGGTGTACCCGATCCGGTACGGCACGCGCAGCTGCTGGACGAGGGCGCGGACGAGGTCGGGCCCCGTCGTGGTCATCCCGCCGATGAGGGCGAGGACGAGGATGGCGGCCAGCCGCAGAGCGGTGGAGAACCCGCTCTCCAGCGCGCCGGCGTACCAGGTCCACCCGCCCAGCTGCACCAGCGCCGCGGTGTCGTCGACGCGGCTCGCATCCGTCCACAGGGAGAACGTCAGGCCGACGGCGACCACCCCCAGGGGCACGACGACGCCCAGCGCGATGCCCAGGCGTCGCGTCCAGGGCGCGCCCACCAGCAGCACGGTGCACCCGAGCGCGAGGAAGGCGAGCGGTGTGACGAGGTCACGCGCGAACAGCAGCAGCACGATCGCCGGCAGCGGCGCCGCGAGCTTGGCGAGCGGGTTCAGGTGCGACAGGAAGCGCAGCCGGCCGGCGGCGAGGGGGGCGGCGTACGGGTCCGCGCGCGCGCTCATCCGGTCGCGCCCGGAAGGTCGGCGAGCCGCGCGACGGTGGACAGCTCCGGATGCTGCGGCAGTGCGTGCAGCGCGACCCGCAGCGGCGGCGGCCGCAGGCCTGCCCGGGCGATGAGGGCGTCGTCGGCGAACACGTCGGCGGTGGGCGCCGAGGCCAGCACGCGGCCTCCGGCGAGGACGACGGCGTGCTCGGCGTGATCGGCCACGAGCTGCATGTCGTGCGTGACCACGACGATCGTCGTGCCCTCGCGGCGCAGGTCGTCCAGCAGCGTCAGCAGCTCGTCGGCCCGCGCGCGATCCTGCCCGAAGGTGGGCTCGTCGAGCACGAGGATGCGGGCGCCGCCCACGAGCGCGGTGCCCACCGACAGCCGCCGCTTCTGCCCGCCGGAGAGCAGGAAGGGGTGCGTGCCGGCGTAGCGGGTGAGACCGAATCGCTCCAGGATCTCGCCCGTGCGCGCCCGGACGACGTCGTCGGCCAGCCGCTGCATCCGCAGTCCGTGGGCGATCTCGTCGAACACGGTGTGCGCGATGAACTGGTGCTCGGGGTTCTGGAAGACGAAGCCGACGCGCCGCGACAGGGTGCGGGCGTCGGCGGAGTGCACGTCGAGTCCGTCGACCCGCACCGTTCCCCGCGGCGGACGGAGCACACCCGCGACGGCCTGCACGAGCGTCGTCTTTCCGGCGCCGTTGGCTCCCACGACCGCGACGAACGCGCCCGCCGCGACGTCGAGGTCGACGGCGTCCAGGACGGTCGTGCGGGCGGTGCCCCGTCCACGGGTCAGGGTGAGCCCGCGCACCCGCACGATCGGTTCACCGACGGATGCGGTCGGCCCGTCTTCCGCCGGCGTCACCGGCGCCGCCGCCGGGACCGGCGCGCGCTCGAGCGCGGCGCGCAGTTCGGCCGGCGTGAGGGGGAGCGGATCGATGTCGTACCCCGCGCGGCGCAGCCGCAGCGCGGCCAGGAGCGAGGTCGGCAGCCACACCCCGATCGCCTGCAGCTCCTCCGCGCGACCGCGCAGCACGTCGTCGACGGGACCGTCGGCGACCAGCCGCCCCGCTCCGTCGAGCACCACCACCCGGTCGACCAGGCCGACGGCGGCGTCGAGGTTGTGCTCGACGAGCACGATCGCGCGGTCGCCGGCGGCGACCACGTCGGCCAGCGCGGCGTACACCTCCTCGATTCCCGAGGGGTCGAGGTTGGCGGTGGGCTCGTCGAGTACGAGCAGGGGCGAGCCCATCGCGAGGGCCGCCGCGATCGCGAGGCGCTGCCGTCCTCCGCCCGAGAGCAGGTCGGGGTTCTCGCCCCGCCGCTCCCACAGGCCCACGCGGCGCAGGGCGGCCTCGGCCCGCGCGAGGACGACGTCCACCGGCAGCAGCAGGTTCTCCGGGCCGAAGGCGACCTCGTCGAGCACCGTCCCGGTGACGATCTGCGCGTCCGGGTCCTGGAACACCATCCCCACGCGCGTGCTGAGCGTGGCCACCGGAGTGGTCGCCGCATCCATGCCGGCCACCTCGATCGAGCCGGTCACCGTCGCGGCCACGGCATGCGGGATGAGGCCGTTCAGTGCGAGCGCGAGGGTGGACTTGCCCGAGCCGCTGGGCCCGAGCAGCAGCACGACCTCGCCGGGGGCGACGTCGAACGCGACGTGTGCCGGGGTGGCGACCTCGGCCCCCTCGTGGGTGATCGCCACGTCGCGAACCCGCAGGAGCGGCGCGCCGGAGATTCCGGTCACCGCCGCGTCGCGGTGCGGGCGACGCCGGCGCGGCGCAGGCCCGCGCCGACCGCGAGTCCGACGGCGGTCCACGCGACGGGTCCGAGCAGGAACAGGGCCACGAAGGCCACCTGCACCCACACCGGGAAGGCGGCGACGTCGAACGCGAACCACATCGGCACGGCCAGCAGCAGGCCGGTCACCGCTGCCGAGAGGAAGAAGCGCCACGGCTCCCAGTGGCGGTAGCGGGTGAGCGCGGCGACCCCCTCCTGCACGCCGCCGAAGACGACGGCGGCGAGGATGTACCCGGCGAGCATGGTCGGGGCGATGGCCGATCCCACGATCGCGGCGATCGCGTGCGTGATGAGGGCGACCCACGGCTGGCGCAGCATCTCCTGCGCGATGACGCCGGGCAGGGCGTGGAAGCCCAGCACGAGGCCGTACAGGGCGACGGCGCTCACGGCGGTGATGGCGTGCAGCACCGCCCATCCGGCCGAGAGCAGCCCGGTTGCGACGCCGATCGCCGCGCATATCAGCAGGACGCGCGTGGGGAGTCGGGATGCCGCGGCCACGCGTTCAGCGTACCCCCGGCGTCTGAGAGCCCGCCCGAGCCGGCGGCGATATTCATGCCGGAGGACCATTGGCTGGGATTGCCCTGTGAGCTATGTTTGTGCGACGCGTGGCAGAGGCGTCGCGCACTTCGCTCGATACATCCCCCGTCTGGAGCGCATTATGGGTCGACCCCTGCGTTCGGTCGCGGTCGTGGCGGTTGCCGCGCTCCTGACCGGCCTGTCCGCCACCGCCGGTTATGGCGCCGTCGCGGCAGGGGAGGTGACCAGTCCCGTTCCGTTCGACTCCCCCGGCGGTCAGTACATCGTGCTGCTGGAGGAGGCGCCGGCGGCGACCTACGACGGCGGTGTCTCCGACCTGCGGGCGACGCAGCCCGACGAGGGCGACAAGCTCGACGCGCGCGCCCCCGAGGTGCAGGAGTACACCGAGTTCCTCGACGGCCGTCAGCAGGAGGTCGCCGCAGAGGTCGGGGCCGACCGCGAGTACTCGTACACGTTGGCGGCCAACGGCTTCAGCGCCCAGCTGAGCGCAAAGCAGGCGGCGAAGCTCGCGGCCACGGAGGGCGTGGCCGCGGTGGTTCCCGACGAGATCCGCCACCCCGACGCGGTCCCCTCCACCGAGTTCCTCGGGCTCGAAGGCGACGGCGGCGTGTGGGAAGCGGTCGGTGGGCCGGATGCAGCGGGCGCCGGCACGGTCGTCGGCGTCATCGACACCGGCATCGCGCCGGAGCATCCGTCGTTCGCAGGCGAGCCCCTGGGCACCTCGCCCGGCGCGGAGCCGTACCTCGACGGCAACGAGGTCGTCTTCGCCAAGGGCGACGGCACGACGTTCCGCAGCGAGCGCGTGACCGGCGACGAGTGGGACGCCGGGGACTACTCCACCAAGCTCATCGGCGCGAAGTACTTCAGCTCGGGGGCCGCGGCGGCAGGCTACGACTTCTCCGCCGACGTGCTCTCCCCGCGTGACGGGGACGGCCACGGATCGCACACCGCCGGCACTGCCGCCGGCAACCACGCCATCGCCGCGAGCGTCGAGGGCATCGACTTCGAGGAGATCTCCGGGGTGGCGCCGGGGGCGAAGGTCGCCTCCTACAAGGCCTGCTACGCCGGGCCCGACCCGCTGGACAACACCGACGACATCTGCGCCCTGAGCGACCTGCTCGCCGCCATCAACGCGGCCGTGAGCGACGGCGTCGACGTCATCAACTACTCCATCGGGGGCGGCGCGGCCACCACGACCCTCGCCACCGAAGACCGTGCGTTCTTCAACGCTGCCGCCGCGGGGATCTTCGTCTCCGTCAGCGCCGGCAACGACGGCCCCGGCGCCGCGACCGCCGACCACGCATCGCCGTGGTACACCACGGTCGCCGCATCCACCGTCCCCACCTACGAGGGCACGGTGCAGCTGCCCAACGGCTTCGAGGCCGCCGGCGCATCCGTGTCCGTGCCGGTCGGTGAGGAGATCACCGGTCCGGTGGTCTACGCCGGCGACATCGTCGCGGACGGCGCCGATCCGGCCCAGGCCGCGCTGTGCTACATCGGCGCGCTCGACCCGGCGGAGGCCGCGGGGAAGATCGTCGTGTGCGACCGCGGCGAGAACGCCCGCATCGAGAAGTCGCAGGCCGTGGAGGAGGCGGGCGGGATCGGCATGATCCTCGTCAACGTCACGCCGTCCTCGCTCGACAACGACTTCCACTCGGTGCCGACGGTGCACATCGCCGACACCTTCCGTGCCGCGCTGCTGGAGTACGTGCGGAACACCCCGGATGCCACGGCCACCCTGATCGGCGAGAACGTCACGGGCGTGGAGACCCCGACCCCGGTGGTCGCGGGCTTCTCCAGCCGCGGGCCGATGCTCGCCGACGGCAGCGACATCCTCAAGCCCGACATCACCGCACCCGGCGTGGCGATCCTCGCGGCGACCCAGAACCGCGCCGGCGAAGACCCGACGTTCGGTTTCAAGTCGGGCACGTCGATGTCGGCCCCGCACGTCGCCGGGCTCGCCGCGCTGTATCTGGGCGAGCGTCCGAACGCGACGCCGGCCGAGATCAAGTCGGCGATGATGACCACCGCGTACGACACCGTGAACGACGACGGCTCCACGGCCACCGATCCGTTCGCGCAGGGCGCCGGACACGTCGACCCCACCCGGTTCTTCGAGCCCGGGCTGCTCTACCTCAACGGGTCGGCGGACTGGGCGGCGTTCCTGCAGGGCAAAGGCCTCCAGGACTTCGGGGTCGAACCGATCGACGGCAGCGACTTGAACCTCGCCTCCATTGCGATCGGATCGCTCTCCACGCCCCAGACGGTGACGCGCACCGTGACCGCCACGCAGGCGGGTACCTTCACCGCATCCATCGACGTCCCTGGCATCGATGCGGTGGTCGAGCCGGCGTCGCTGACCTTCGGCGCGGCGGGGGAGACCCGGTCGTACACGGTGACGTTCACGCGTGCCGATGCCGCCGCCGAGGAGTGGACGAGCGGACGGCTGACCTGGACGAGCGGCGACACCACCGTGCGCTCGCCCATCGTCATCCAGCCCGTGACGGCGGATGCTCCGGCCGAGGTGTCGGGCACCGGCATCACCGGCAGCACCGACGTCACGATCACGCCGGGGATCACGGGCGAGCTGCCGGTGAACCTCAGCGGCCTGGCGCCGATGACGCTCCTGGCCGATCCCGACAACCCCGTGGAAGGTCACACGGGTGACGAGAACTCCGGTGCCGACAACGACGGATATGTCACCTGGATCGTCGAGGTGCCCGAGGGCACCGCGCTGTCGCGGTTCACGCTGGACTCCTCCGACGACGAGACCAGCGACCTCGACCTGGCCGTGTACCGCGTCGTCAGTCCTGACGACCTCCGCTACTACCAGGTGTGGCAGTCGGCGACGGGTGCGGCGGACGAGCAGGTGACGCTGCAGAACCCGACGGCGGGCACGTACCTCATCGAGACGAACGTGTTCTCCTTCACCGACCCGTTCACGTGGGACCTGTGGCACGGCAACGTGCCGGCCGAAGGCGGCGAGGGGTCGCTGACGGCGACCCCGAACCCGATCCCCGCCGAACAGGGGGTCGAGACGACCTACGCCCTGTCGTGGTCGGGTCTGCAGCCGCAGACGCGGTACCTCGGCGTCGCGCAGTACGGCGACTCGGCGGTGCGCACGGTGCTGACGGTGGAATCGGGCCAGGCGCCGCCGGCGGCGACCGAGGCGCCCACGATCTCGGGCGACCCGCGTGTGGGCAAGAAGCTCACCGCGACGCCGGGGACCTGGGAGCCGGCCGACGTCGAGGTCGCTTACCAGTGGCTGCGCGACGGCCAGCCCATCGAGGGCGCCACCGCGCAGACGTACAAGGTGACCAAGGCCGACGTGGGCACCACCCTTTCGGTGCGGGTCACGGCGACAGCCGCCGGCAACCCCACGCCCGGGGTGGCCGACAGCGCCGGGGTCTTCGTGAAGTTCACGTCGCAGACCAAGGTCACCCTCAACCGCTACGTGGGCACGTCGTCCCATGACTACGCCGTCACCGTCGCCGTCACCCCCTCCGGCGGTGAAGCGGCGACCGGCGAGGTGGACGTGTGGGTGAACGGACGGTCCTACACCGGCGTGCTCGCCGAGGGCACCGTGACCATCCCGCTGCCCCCGCAGTCGCGGGGCGTCAAGGTCGTG
This region includes:
- a CDS encoding energy-coupling factor transporter transmembrane component T — translated: MSARADPYAAPLAAGRLRFLSHLNPLAKLAAPLPAIVLLLFARDLVTPLAFLALGCTVLLVGAPWTRRLGIALGVVVPLGVVAVGLTFSLWTDASRVDDTAALVQLGGWTWYAGALESGFSTALRLAAILVLALIGGMTTTGPDLVRALVQQLRVPYRIGYTALAAFRFVPRFGYELDVIRQAHRVRGAHGGRGPFAAVARWIGYMVPLLASAIRHAERVALAMDARAFGAYPERTERHVVPFRTRDAVFVAMFWAVTFALFWAVRAAWSA
- a CDS encoding ABC transporter ATP-binding protein; translation: MTGISGAPLLRVRDVAITHEGAEVATPAHVAFDVAPGEVVLLLGPSGSGKSTLALALNGLIPHAVAATVTGSIEVAGMDAATTPVATLSTRVGMVFQDPDAQIVTGTVLDEVAFGPENLLLPVDVVLARAEAALRRVGLWERRGENPDLLSGGGRQRLAIAAALAMGSPLLVLDEPTANLDPSGIEEVYAALADVVAAGDRAIVLVEHNLDAAVGLVDRVVVLDGAGRLVADGPVDDVLRGRAEELQAIGVWLPTSLLAALRLRRAGYDIDPLPLTPAELRAALERAPVPAAAPVTPAEDGPTASVGEPIVRVRGLTLTRGRGTARTTVLDAVDLDVAAGAFVAVVGANGAGKTTLVQAVAGVLRPPRGTVRVDGLDVHSADARTLSRRVGFVFQNPEHQFIAHTVFDEIAHGLRMQRLADDVVRARTGEILERFGLTRYAGTHPFLLSGGQKRRLSVGTALVGGARILVLDEPTFGQDRARADELLTLLDDLRREGTTIVVVTHDMQLVADHAEHAVVLAGGRVLASAPTADVFADDALIARAGLRPPPLRVALHALPQHPELSTVARLADLPGATG
- a CDS encoding ECF transporter S component, whose product is MAAASRLPTRVLLICAAIGVATGLLSAGWAVLHAITAVSAVALYGLVLGFHALPGVIAQEMLRQPWVALITHAIAAIVGSAIAPTMLAGYILAAVVFGGVQEGVAALTRYRHWEPWRFFLSAAVTGLLLAVPMWFAFDVAAFPVWVQVAFVALFLLGPVAWTAVGLAVGAGLRRAGVARTATRR
- a CDS encoding S8 family serine peptidase, with the protein product MGRPLRSVAVVAVAALLTGLSATAGYGAVAAGEVTSPVPFDSPGGQYIVLLEEAPAATYDGGVSDLRATQPDEGDKLDARAPEVQEYTEFLDGRQQEVAAEVGADREYSYTLAANGFSAQLSAKQAAKLAATEGVAAVVPDEIRHPDAVPSTEFLGLEGDGGVWEAVGGPDAAGAGTVVGVIDTGIAPEHPSFAGEPLGTSPGAEPYLDGNEVVFAKGDGTTFRSERVTGDEWDAGDYSTKLIGAKYFSSGAAAAGYDFSADVLSPRDGDGHGSHTAGTAAGNHAIAASVEGIDFEEISGVAPGAKVASYKACYAGPDPLDNTDDICALSDLLAAINAAVSDGVDVINYSIGGGAATTTLATEDRAFFNAAAAGIFVSVSAGNDGPGAATADHASPWYTTVAASTVPTYEGTVQLPNGFEAAGASVSVPVGEEITGPVVYAGDIVADGADPAQAALCYIGALDPAEAAGKIVVCDRGENARIEKSQAVEEAGGIGMILVNVTPSSLDNDFHSVPTVHIADTFRAALLEYVRNTPDATATLIGENVTGVETPTPVVAGFSSRGPMLADGSDILKPDITAPGVAILAATQNRAGEDPTFGFKSGTSMSAPHVAGLAALYLGERPNATPAEIKSAMMTTAYDTVNDDGSTATDPFAQGAGHVDPTRFFEPGLLYLNGSADWAAFLQGKGLQDFGVEPIDGSDLNLASIAIGSLSTPQTVTRTVTATQAGTFTASIDVPGIDAVVEPASLTFGAAGETRSYTVTFTRADAAAEEWTSGRLTWTSGDTTVRSPIVIQPVTADAPAEVSGTGITGSTDVTITPGITGELPVNLSGLAPMTLLADPDNPVEGHTGDENSGADNDGYVTWIVEVPEGTALSRFTLDSSDDETSDLDLAVYRVVSPDDLRYYQVWQSATGAADEQVTLQNPTAGTYLIETNVFSFTDPFTWDLWHGNVPAEGGEGSLTATPNPIPAEQGVETTYALSWSGLQPQTRYLGVAQYGDSAVRTVLTVESGQAPPAATEAPTISGDPRVGKKLTATPGTWEPADVEVAYQWLRDGQPIEGATAQTYKVTKADVGTTLSVRVTATAAGNPTPGVADSAGVFVKFTSQTKVTLNRYVGTSSHDYAVTVAVTPSGGEAATGEVDVWVNGRSYTGVLAEGTVTIPLPPQSRGVKVVIAQYGGSDTVASSTGVSGFIVLR